The proteins below come from a single Pseudarthrobacter sp. SSS035 genomic window:
- a CDS encoding TrkH family potassium uptake protein, translating into MTQRQSRPRNPASWHPAAPEREGLWIFTRVRDFVDDIANTSPARLALSAFGAVCLVFTFVLSLPVSSATGTATPIHQAMFTAVSAVCVTGLTVVSTAVHWSFFGQLVILIGIFVGGLGTLTLASLLALMVSKKLGVRGKLIAQEAMNNAGRLGEVGTLLRIVIVTSVVIEGVLALALIPRFMTLGEPFWQSVWHGVFYSISAFNNAGFTPHSDGIVPYETDLWILIPLMLGVFLGSLGFPVVMVLQQNGLNWKKWNLHTKLTIQVSFILLAAGTVLWGLMEWDNMRTIGHMDLGDKITHSLFASVMTRSGGFNLVDQNQMESTTMLLTDALMFAGGGSASTAGGIKVTTIAVMFLAIVAEARGDSDVKVYGRTIPQGTMRVAISVIVAGATLVSVSAFLLLQISGASLDRVLFETISAFATVGLSTNLSAELPPSGVYVLTALMFAGRVGTVTLAAGLALRQRSQLFHYPEERPIIG; encoded by the coding sequence ATGACGCAACGCCAGTCGAGGCCCCGGAACCCGGCCAGCTGGCACCCCGCCGCACCGGAGCGCGAAGGTCTCTGGATCTTCACGCGCGTGCGCGACTTCGTTGACGATATTGCCAATACGTCGCCCGCCCGGCTTGCCCTGAGCGCCTTCGGGGCGGTCTGCCTGGTCTTTACGTTCGTCCTCTCGCTGCCCGTCTCCTCCGCCACGGGCACAGCCACTCCGATACACCAGGCGATGTTCACGGCGGTATCGGCGGTCTGTGTGACCGGCCTGACGGTTGTTTCGACGGCGGTGCACTGGTCATTCTTTGGCCAGCTGGTCATCCTGATCGGCATCTTCGTGGGCGGCTTGGGCACGCTGACGCTCGCGTCGCTGCTGGCCCTCATGGTGAGCAAGAAGCTTGGCGTCCGCGGCAAGCTGATCGCGCAGGAGGCCATGAACAACGCCGGCCGGCTCGGTGAAGTGGGTACGCTGCTGCGGATCGTCATCGTGACGTCCGTGGTGATCGAGGGCGTCCTGGCGCTGGCGCTGATCCCCCGGTTTATGACGTTGGGTGAGCCCTTCTGGCAGTCGGTGTGGCACGGCGTTTTCTACTCGATCTCGGCCTTTAATAACGCCGGCTTCACCCCGCATTCGGACGGCATTGTTCCCTACGAGACCGATCTCTGGATCCTCATCCCGCTGATGCTCGGTGTGTTCCTGGGCAGCCTGGGTTTTCCCGTGGTTATGGTCCTTCAGCAGAACGGGCTCAACTGGAAAAAGTGGAACCTGCACACCAAGCTCACCATCCAGGTGTCCTTCATCCTGCTGGCCGCCGGCACGGTGCTGTGGGGACTGATGGAGTGGGACAACATGCGGACCATCGGCCACATGGACCTCGGCGACAAGATCACCCACTCGCTTTTCGCCTCCGTCATGACCCGCTCGGGCGGGTTCAACCTGGTGGACCAGAACCAGATGGAATCCACCACCATGCTGCTCACCGACGCACTCATGTTCGCCGGCGGCGGTTCGGCGTCGACGGCGGGCGGCATCAAGGTGACCACCATCGCCGTCATGTTCCTCGCCATCGTCGCGGAGGCCCGCGGCGACTCCGACGTGAAGGTCTACGGCCGGACCATCCCGCAGGGGACCATGCGGGTGGCCATCTCAGTGATCGTGGCCGGCGCCACCCTGGTCTCCGTCTCAGCCTTCCTGCTGCTGCAGATCAGCGGCGCGTCCCTGGACCGAGTGCTGTTCGAGACAATTTCCGCCTTCGCCACCGTGGGGCTGAGCACGAACCTCAGCGCCGAGCTGCCGCCGTCGGGCGTTTATGTCCTGACTGCCCTGATGTTCGCGGGCCGCGTCGGCACCGTCACCCTTGCCGCTGGGCTGGCACTGCGCCAGCGCAGCCAGCTGTTCCACTACCCGGAAGAGAGGCCCATCATTGGCTAA
- a CDS encoding acetoin utilization protein AcuC, with product MTFLPGLSQPAPPTMVVWNSAMTAYNFGLGHPMAPARLDLTARLSRSLGLLDLAHVSVEAPEVASDAELETVHSPEFVAAVRRVSDDPASPDEARGLGTDDDPAFAGMHDAAARLAGGSLAAASAILDGSALHAVNFGGGLHHAARDRASGFCIYNDSALAVQRLLDGGISRVAYIDVDAHHGDGTESIFWDDPRVLTISLHESGLTLFPGTGFANEIGGPQAEGSAVNVALPSGTGDAGWLRAFHAVVPQLVGAFQPEVIVSQHGCDSHRLDPLAHLNISVDGQREAATAVGNLAARHCEGRWIATGGGGYSVTDVVPRSWSHLIAIAAGRPVPLQTPVPEDWRTYVSDKFGMDTPGLMGDDVELWWRSWEVGFDPNDAVDRTVMATRKAVFPLHGLDPWFD from the coding sequence ATGACATTCCTGCCCGGTCTCAGCCAGCCAGCGCCACCAACGATGGTGGTGTGGAATTCGGCCATGACGGCCTACAACTTTGGTCTCGGCCACCCCATGGCTCCGGCACGGCTGGACCTGACGGCCCGGCTTTCCCGCAGCCTCGGCCTGCTGGACCTGGCGCACGTGTCCGTGGAGGCTCCGGAGGTTGCGTCCGATGCCGAACTGGAAACCGTGCACTCGCCTGAGTTTGTGGCTGCGGTCCGCAGGGTCAGCGACGACCCGGCCTCGCCGGATGAAGCCCGCGGACTGGGCACCGACGACGACCCGGCCTTCGCTGGCATGCACGACGCCGCCGCGAGGCTCGCCGGCGGATCGCTGGCCGCCGCGTCCGCCATCCTGGACGGTTCCGCGCTCCACGCCGTGAACTTCGGCGGGGGCCTGCACCATGCTGCCCGTGACCGCGCCAGCGGCTTCTGCATCTACAACGACTCCGCCCTGGCCGTCCAGAGACTGCTCGACGGCGGCATCAGCCGCGTGGCGTACATCGACGTCGATGCGCACCATGGGGACGGGACGGAAAGCATCTTCTGGGACGACCCCCGGGTCCTGACCATTTCGCTGCATGAAAGCGGACTCACACTTTTCCCCGGGACCGGTTTCGCGAACGAGATCGGCGGTCCGCAGGCTGAGGGCAGCGCCGTCAATGTTGCCCTGCCGTCGGGCACCGGCGACGCCGGCTGGCTGCGGGCATTCCACGCCGTGGTGCCGCAGCTCGTGGGCGCTTTCCAGCCCGAAGTCATCGTCAGCCAGCACGGCTGCGACTCACACCGCCTCGACCCGTTGGCCCACCTGAACATCAGCGTGGACGGCCAGCGCGAGGCAGCCACCGCCGTCGGGAATCTCGCTGCCCGGCACTGTGAGGGCCGCTGGATCGCCACGGGCGGCGGCGGGTACAGCGTCACCGACGTTGTGCCGCGCTCCTGGAGCCACCTTATCGCCATCGCCGCCGGGCGCCCCGTTCCGCTCCAGACCCCGGTGCCGGAGGATTGGCGCACGTATGTTTCGGACAAGTTCGGCATGGACACCCCTGGCCTGATGGGCGACGATGTGGAGCTCTGGTGGCGGTCCTGGGAAGTGGGCTTTGACCCCAACGACGCCGTCGACCGCACCGTGATGGCCACCCGCAAAGCCGTTTTCCCGCTGCACGGACTTGATCCCTGGTTCGACTGA
- a CDS encoding helix-turn-helix transcriptional regulator translates to MVTDDVFAVIAEATRRDILVSLRAGDKAVGELVEELSASQPTISKHLKVLREAQLVSMRAQGQKRYYALNAKPLEGIVSWLETFDVGPAAAVAKSPRAEADAGTERPVATPLSDNVAAAAVLERPGAELSPAVVIPGGTVAPLSDDTVPQQIGRTVGRAATKAADLLANLPNLPKFGRKK, encoded by the coding sequence ATGGTGACAGACGACGTATTTGCCGTCATTGCGGAAGCAACCCGGCGCGACATTTTGGTATCCCTGCGCGCCGGGGACAAGGCAGTGGGTGAGCTGGTGGAAGAACTCTCCGCAAGCCAGCCCACCATTTCCAAGCACCTGAAAGTCCTCCGCGAGGCACAGCTGGTCAGCATGCGGGCGCAGGGCCAAAAGCGCTATTACGCGCTGAACGCCAAACCGCTTGAGGGGATCGTCAGCTGGCTGGAGACGTTCGACGTCGGCCCGGCGGCCGCCGTCGCCAAGTCACCACGCGCGGAGGCGGACGCCGGCACGGAGCGGCCCGTGGCTACTCCGCTGTCGGACAACGTGGCCGCTGCCGCCGTCCTTGAGCGCCCGGGCGCCGAACTGAGCCCCGCCGTCGTGATTCCCGGCGGCACGGTGGCCCCGCTCAGCGACGACACAGTGCCGCAGCAGATCGGCCGCACTGTGGGCCGCGCCGCCACCAAGGCCGCGGACCTGCTGGCCAACCTCCCGAATCTCCCCAAGTTCGGCCGCAAAAAGTAG
- a CDS encoding alpha-hydroxy acid oxidase — MTHTIQPNNPEVTPAPDATDVPAATAPRPAGPSAVPAALKRRLPKYSDLAPLMQFKKPEFSKEARLKRASTIWDLRDMAKRRTPQAPFDYTDGAAEGEITLRRAREAFLDIEFRPGILRNVSKIDLSTDILGKPSRLPVGIAPTGFTRMMQSEGEYAGSQAAEAAGIPYTLSTMGTASMEDVAAAAPNGRNWFQLYLWTDRDRSLELIERAAKAGNDTLMVTVDTAVAGARLRDVRNGMTIPPALTIKTVLDASYRPAWWFNFLTHEPLTFASLSRYTGTVADLINSMFDPTLTFEDLDWLRETWKGKLVVKGIQTVEDARKVVDHGADGVVLSNHGGRQLDRAPIPFHLLPGVKEAFTKDNSDAAIMLDTGIMSGADIIAALALGADFTLIGRAYLYGLMAGGRAGVDRTLQILEKDMARTMALLGVSKISELTPDHVRLLNK; from the coding sequence ATGACCCACACCATCCAGCCGAACAACCCCGAGGTCACCCCGGCCCCGGATGCCACGGACGTCCCGGCCGCCACGGCGCCCCGCCCCGCCGGCCCTTCGGCGGTGCCGGCTGCGCTGAAGCGCCGCCTCCCCAAGTACTCGGATCTGGCCCCGCTGATGCAGTTCAAGAAGCCCGAGTTCAGCAAGGAAGCCCGGCTCAAGCGTGCCAGCACCATCTGGGACCTGCGGGACATGGCCAAGCGCCGCACACCGCAGGCACCGTTTGACTACACGGACGGCGCTGCCGAGGGCGAGATTACCCTGCGCCGCGCCCGCGAGGCCTTCCTGGACATCGAGTTCCGGCCCGGCATCTTGCGCAACGTCTCCAAGATCGACCTCAGCACCGATATCCTGGGCAAGCCATCCCGGCTTCCCGTGGGCATCGCCCCCACCGGCTTCACCCGCATGATGCAGTCCGAGGGCGAATACGCCGGTTCGCAGGCAGCCGAGGCCGCAGGCATTCCGTACACCCTTTCCACCATGGGCACCGCGTCCATGGAGGACGTGGCCGCCGCCGCCCCGAACGGCCGCAACTGGTTCCAGCTGTACCTGTGGACTGACCGCGACCGCTCGCTGGAACTGATCGAGCGCGCCGCCAAGGCCGGCAACGATACGCTCATGGTCACGGTGGACACCGCCGTCGCCGGCGCCCGCCTGCGCGACGTCCGCAACGGCATGACCATCCCGCCGGCACTGACCATCAAGACCGTGCTGGACGCTTCCTACCGCCCCGCCTGGTGGTTCAACTTCCTCACGCACGAGCCGCTGACCTTCGCCTCGCTGTCCCGCTACACCGGCACCGTGGCCGACCTCATCAACTCGATGTTCGACCCAACCCTGACGTTCGAGGACCTGGACTGGCTGCGTGAAACCTGGAAGGGCAAGCTCGTGGTTAAGGGCATCCAGACCGTGGAGGACGCCCGCAAGGTGGTGGACCACGGCGCCGACGGCGTGGTGCTGTCCAACCACGGCGGCCGCCAGCTGGACCGCGCGCCCATCCCGTTCCACCTGCTGCCCGGCGTCAAGGAAGCCTTCACCAAGGACAACTCGGACGCGGCCATCATGCTGGACACCGGCATCATGAGCGGCGCGGACATCATCGCGGCGCTGGCCCTGGGCGCCGACTTCACGCTCATCGGCCGCGCATACCTCTACGGTTTGATGGCCGGCGGCCGCGCCGGCGTGGACCGCACCCTGCAGATCCTCGAGAAGGACATGGCCCGCACCATGGCACTGCTGGGCGTCAGCAAGATCTCCGAGCTGACCCCGGACCACGTGCGCCTGCTGAACAAGTAG
- a CDS encoding FadR/GntR family transcriptional regulator encodes MRTHQLVLTWIEKQLSDGQLSVGGRLPAERTLAEQLAVSRTSVREAIRILEAMGVVRAGVGSGPEAGTVVISDPTAALGSALRLHVATQHLPVSDIVETRILLETWAAARAKPDAPELDLAATLLGEMDAVERVARTADDFLALDIRFHLALAGAAGNAVVSAMMGSLRESIQGYTARFTANLPDWDATASRLQAEHREILAAIRNDDGARAAALVAAHIEGYYRAGGVGRPAGG; translated from the coding sequence ATGCGTACGCACCAACTTGTCCTGACCTGGATCGAAAAGCAGCTCTCCGACGGACAGCTGAGTGTGGGCGGACGCCTGCCCGCGGAACGGACGCTCGCCGAGCAGCTGGCGGTGTCCAGGACTTCGGTGCGGGAGGCCATCCGGATCCTGGAGGCCATGGGCGTGGTCCGGGCCGGGGTTGGCTCCGGCCCGGAAGCGGGGACGGTGGTGATTTCGGATCCGACGGCGGCGCTCGGCTCCGCGCTGCGGCTCCACGTTGCCACGCAGCATCTGCCCGTGTCCGACATCGTGGAAACGCGCATCCTGCTGGAGACCTGGGCGGCTGCCCGGGCCAAGCCCGACGCTCCGGAGCTGGACCTGGCCGCCACGCTCCTGGGCGAGATGGACGCCGTCGAACGCGTTGCCCGGACAGCGGATGACTTCCTGGCGCTGGACATCCGGTTCCATCTGGCCCTCGCGGGCGCCGCCGGCAATGCCGTGGTCAGCGCCATGATGGGCTCGCTGCGCGAATCCATCCAGGGCTACACGGCCCGGTTTACGGCCAATCTCCCGGACTGGGATGCCACGGCATCGCGCCTGCAGGCGGAGCACCGGGAGATTCTGGCCGCCATCAGGAACGACGACGGCGCGCGTGCGGCCGCGCTGGTGGCTGCCCACATCGAGGGGTACTACCGCGCGGGAGGGGTTGGGCGCCCGGCGGGCGGCTGA
- a CDS encoding LacI family DNA-binding transcriptional regulator, with translation MARKSATGRIGIADVAVKAGVSHATVSRVMNGNFTVDPDIAARVRAAAVELKYQPNPVGRSLALGKTDTIGIVVPDLANPTFQAILRGLSRAAAEDGYRVLIADSFEVSSEEAILAGEARRRCDGLVLCAPRMSDAELEEIAPSLHPLVLINRTTAAAGIPSLVVDYGRGVQDLAEYLVGLGHTRLAFLAGPAGSASNGLRLEGLEAFKTRHPQVDVTMLDGGSDFDTGHGAVDSVLASGATGILAFNDLVAMGLMSGLHERGVDVPGDISVTGFDDIPFARYTTPTLTTAAVPIAELGGQAWRELRALIRKEDHDAPGSRYQPRLEIRASSGPAKAPRTAAHG, from the coding sequence ATGGCCAGGAAATCGGCAACCGGCAGGATCGGCATTGCGGACGTTGCCGTGAAGGCAGGGGTTTCGCACGCCACTGTTTCGCGCGTCATGAACGGCAACTTCACCGTGGACCCGGACATCGCGGCACGGGTGAGGGCGGCCGCCGTCGAGCTCAAATACCAGCCCAATCCCGTGGGTCGCAGCCTCGCGCTGGGAAAAACGGACACCATCGGCATTGTGGTGCCGGACCTTGCCAACCCCACCTTCCAGGCGATCCTGCGCGGCTTGAGCCGGGCTGCGGCGGAGGACGGCTACCGCGTCCTGATTGCCGATTCCTTCGAAGTCTCCAGCGAGGAAGCCATCCTGGCCGGCGAGGCCCGCCGGCGCTGCGACGGCCTGGTGCTCTGCGCCCCGCGCATGAGCGACGCCGAGCTCGAGGAAATCGCGCCGTCGCTGCACCCGCTGGTCCTGATCAACCGGACGACGGCGGCTGCCGGGATTCCCAGCCTCGTGGTGGACTACGGGCGGGGGGTCCAGGACCTCGCCGAGTACCTGGTGGGCCTCGGCCATACACGCCTGGCCTTCCTGGCCGGCCCGGCAGGCAGCGCCTCCAACGGCCTCCGGCTCGAGGGCCTGGAGGCGTTCAAAACCCGGCACCCGCAGGTGGACGTCACCATGCTCGACGGCGGCTCGGACTTCGATACCGGCCACGGGGCAGTGGACTCGGTCCTGGCCAGCGGCGCCACCGGCATCTTGGCCTTCAACGACCTCGTGGCCATGGGCCTGATGAGCGGCCTGCACGAGCGCGGCGTTGACGTGCCGGGCGACATCTCCGTCACCGGCTTCGACGACATCCCGTTCGCCCGCTACACCACACCCACTCTGACCACCGCGGCGGTTCCCATTGCCGAGCTCGGTGGCCAGGCCTGGCGTGAACTGCGGGCACTCATCCGCAAGGAAGACCACGACGCCCCAGGCAGCCGGTACCAGCCGCGCCTGGAAATCCGGGCCAGCAGCGGCCCCGCCAAGGCTCCACGAACTGCGGCCCACGGCTGA
- a CDS encoding Gfo/Idh/MocA family protein has product MVNTAESSSATAAFTSAPEPGARTKARIALIGTGGRSEMYIRAIFGKHSDTAELVAFSDVNPGRVEFYQKLIQELGAPGPVASFAPADLTAFIQANNIDRVVVTTPDYTHADYIVEALEAGADVVVEKPLTIDAEGCRRITEAVAETGRNVVVTFNYRYSPRNSALKEIIQSGVIGKVTSIDFSWVLDTVHGADYFRRWHREKKNSGGLLIHKASHHFDLVNWWINDVPERVFASGGLKFYGDKNAAERGLGPRPERGTPDAGTPAAAEKDPFALDLRGDERLKALFLDNEHYDGYRRDQDVFTGGITIEDNLALVVEYQGGPRLSYSLNAHSPWEGYRVAVNGTEGRAELEVVERAAVLNSTDKKTVVDPSATPIEEEDAVRRNGERLVVQRHWEAAYEVPILNGEGGHGGGDDLLLSDLFNGPGEDPLGRPSGYLDGLRSVSVGIAGNLSLESSLPVRIEDLHLGADLRRDA; this is encoded by the coding sequence ATGGTCAACACAGCCGAATCGAGTTCTGCTACCGCTGCCTTCACGTCCGCTCCGGAGCCAGGAGCGCGCACCAAGGCCCGCATCGCCCTCATCGGCACCGGTGGCCGCTCCGAGATGTACATCCGGGCCATCTTCGGCAAGCACTCCGATACCGCGGAACTGGTGGCTTTCTCCGACGTCAACCCCGGCCGCGTGGAGTTCTACCAGAAGCTCATCCAGGAACTCGGTGCGCCCGGACCTGTCGCATCCTTTGCCCCAGCCGACCTCACCGCCTTCATCCAGGCCAACAACATCGACCGCGTTGTGGTGACCACGCCGGACTACACCCACGCGGACTACATCGTGGAGGCACTCGAGGCGGGCGCCGACGTCGTCGTCGAAAAGCCGCTCACCATCGACGCCGAAGGCTGCCGCCGCATCACCGAGGCCGTTGCAGAAACCGGCCGCAACGTGGTGGTCACCTTCAACTACCGCTACTCACCGCGCAACAGCGCCTTGAAGGAAATCATCCAGAGCGGCGTGATCGGCAAGGTCACCTCCATCGACTTCAGCTGGGTCCTGGATACCGTCCACGGCGCTGACTACTTCCGCCGCTGGCACCGCGAAAAGAAGAACTCCGGCGGCCTGCTGATCCACAAGGCATCCCACCACTTCGACCTGGTCAACTGGTGGATCAACGACGTCCCGGAGCGCGTGTTCGCTTCCGGTGGCCTCAAGTTCTATGGCGACAAGAATGCGGCCGAGCGCGGCCTGGGTCCCCGTCCGGAACGTGGAACGCCCGACGCCGGTACTCCCGCCGCCGCCGAAAAGGATCCGTTCGCGCTGGACCTGCGTGGGGATGAGCGCCTGAAGGCCCTCTTCCTGGACAACGAGCACTACGACGGCTACCGCCGTGACCAGGACGTCTTCACCGGCGGCATCACCATCGAGGACAACCTGGCACTCGTGGTGGAGTACCAGGGCGGCCCGCGCCTGAGCTACTCCCTGAACGCCCACAGCCCGTGGGAAGGCTACCGCGTGGCCGTCAACGGCACCGAAGGCCGGGCCGAACTTGAAGTGGTGGAACGCGCCGCCGTCCTCAACAGCACGGACAAAAAGACCGTGGTGGACCCGAGCGCCACCCCCATCGAGGAGGAAGACGCCGTCCGCCGCAACGGTGAACGCCTGGTGGTCCAGCGCCACTGGGAGGCAGCCTACGAGGTGCCCATCCTTAACGGCGAAGGCGGCCACGGCGGCGGCGACGACCTGCTCCTCTCCGACCTCTTTAACGGTCCCGGCGAGGACCCGCTGGGCCGTCCGTCCGGCTACCTCGACGGCCTCCGCTCCGTGTCCGTGGGCATCGCCGGCAACCTGTCGCTGGAGTCCTCCCTTCCCGTCCGCATCGAGGATCTCCACCTCGGCGCAGACCTTCGCCGCGACGCCTAG
- a CDS encoding NAD(P)-dependent oxidoreductase: MSRIFVTGGSGRLGRSVVAGLAEAGHEVISVDRDAIPADQLPAGVVQETGDLLAPGEALRLLRETSPDAVIHLAAIAVPFSAPEDVIFATNTRMAFAVISAATELGIGKIVTASSPTVLGYGCPAGWLPDGFPLDERSTPKPWNAYALSKLIAEQTVQMFAAAQGAKIRYAAFRPCYVISPEEWDGAPTQQGHTLAERLADPALSAPALFNYVDARDVADFLDALLQKMDTIPNGETFFVGAADALATAPLAELMPRFLPGSEALAAGLTGTSPAFSIAKAGQLLGWEPKRSWRTELKTDSTLNDETSAQLVTAGAGSKETS, from the coding sequence ATGAGCAGGATCTTTGTCACCGGCGGCTCCGGCCGGCTGGGGCGCAGCGTTGTGGCGGGGCTCGCCGAAGCGGGCCACGAGGTCATCTCGGTGGACCGCGACGCCATCCCGGCGGACCAGCTGCCGGCCGGCGTTGTGCAGGAAACCGGCGACCTGCTGGCCCCGGGCGAGGCGTTGCGCCTCCTCCGGGAGACCAGCCCCGACGCCGTCATCCACCTCGCCGCGATTGCCGTTCCGTTCAGCGCGCCGGAGGACGTCATCTTCGCCACCAACACCCGCATGGCCTTCGCCGTCATCAGCGCGGCCACGGAACTGGGGATCGGCAAGATCGTCACGGCCAGCAGCCCCACGGTGCTCGGCTACGGCTGCCCGGCGGGCTGGCTGCCGGACGGCTTCCCGCTGGATGAACGCAGCACGCCAAAGCCCTGGAACGCGTACGCGCTGTCCAAACTGATCGCCGAACAGACCGTGCAGATGTTCGCCGCGGCGCAGGGGGCGAAGATCCGCTACGCCGCCTTCCGGCCCTGCTACGTCATCTCACCGGAGGAATGGGACGGCGCGCCCACACAGCAGGGCCACACCCTGGCCGAACGCCTGGCCGATCCCGCACTGTCAGCGCCCGCGCTGTTCAACTATGTGGACGCCCGCGATGTGGCGGATTTCCTGGACGCGCTCCTGCAGAAGATGGACACCATCCCGAACGGGGAAACCTTCTTTGTGGGAGCCGCGGATGCCCTCGCCACGGCGCCCCTGGCCGAACTTATGCCCCGCTTCCTGCCGGGAAGCGAGGCCCTGGCCGCCGGACTGACCGGCACCAGCCCCGCCTTCTCCATCGCCAAGGCGGGTCAACTACTTGGCTGGGAACCCAAGCGCAGCTGGCGGACCGAGCTGAAGACCGATTCCACCCTCAACGACGAGACGTCCGCCCAGCTGGTCACAGCCGGAGCCGGATCCAAGGAGACATCATGA
- a CDS encoding 5-dehydro-4-deoxyglucarate dehydratase, with translation MKFDGILFFPVTPFTPEGTVDVELLKEHIGSRLPFGPGGMFPACGTGEFHALSIDEVRTVVTAAVEVVAGKVPVVAGAGGPLGHALAAARVAEEAGADALLVLPPYLVAGPTDGLVAYIEAVADASSLPVIVYHRGNAKFTAASMVRLAANPKVIGFKDGLGDVGLAQEIVSAVRATGREDFAFFNGLLTAELTQGAYRGLGIPLYSSAAFAMAPEIAKAYYDAYMSGDEDRRNALLEGFYAPLVRLRDQTPGFGVSLVKAGLRLGGLPVGPVRPPLVDPTEDQLVQLKAILAKGYELAGR, from the coding sequence ATGAAATTCGACGGCATACTGTTCTTCCCTGTCACCCCGTTCACGCCGGAAGGCACCGTTGACGTGGAGCTCCTCAAGGAGCACATCGGGTCGCGGCTTCCGTTCGGACCCGGCGGCATGTTTCCTGCCTGCGGCACCGGCGAATTCCACGCCCTGAGCATCGACGAGGTGCGCACCGTGGTGACCGCCGCCGTCGAGGTTGTAGCAGGCAAGGTTCCCGTGGTGGCCGGGGCCGGCGGACCCCTGGGCCACGCCCTGGCTGCCGCCCGGGTTGCCGAGGAAGCCGGCGCCGACGCACTCCTGGTCCTGCCGCCGTACCTGGTCGCCGGACCCACCGACGGCCTGGTGGCGTACATCGAGGCCGTGGCGGACGCCAGCAGCCTGCCGGTGATCGTCTACCACCGCGGCAACGCCAAGTTCACCGCCGCCTCCATGGTGCGCCTCGCGGCGAACCCCAAGGTGATCGGCTTCAAGGACGGGCTGGGCGATGTGGGCCTGGCCCAGGAGATCGTGTCCGCGGTCCGGGCCACGGGACGTGAGGACTTCGCCTTCTTCAACGGACTGCTGACCGCCGAACTGACCCAGGGCGCCTACCGCGGACTCGGCATTCCGCTCTACTCCTCGGCGGCGTTCGCCATGGCACCGGAGATCGCCAAGGCCTATTACGACGCCTACATGTCCGGTGATGAGGACCGCCGCAACGCCCTGCTGGAGGGTTTCTACGCCCCGCTGGTGCGGCTGCGGGACCAGACCCCCGGCTTCGGTGTCTCGCTGGTCAAGGCCGGCCTGCGGCTGGGCGGACTTCCGGTCGGCCCGGTCCGGCCGCCGCTGGTGGACCCCACCGAGGACCAGCTGGTCCAGCTGAAGGCCATCCTGGCCAAGGGCTACGAGCTGGCCGGCCGCTGA
- a CDS encoding mandelate racemase/muconate lactonizing enzyme family protein has product MSAPALDSVRTAPLITGITTRLLTVPLRRSWGVEAPENHVIVTEIQTDDGGAGHGFSWTPTIGPQAVKALLDYDIAPFITGLPANPETVWDSLWKRLHEAGGGGLTTIAMAGVDLALWDLQARRAGTSVTGLLGQRQESAEVYGSGVNLHYTLEELVAQTERWIAAGHRAVKIKVGKPDIREDAERVAAVRSVLGPDRKLMIDANQRWDLPATFKALDVLAEYGLEWLEEPLRADDLWAYRRLRKHSPVPIALGENLHTIYRFRDFIEAEAVDIIQPNIIRVGGITPFRRIVELARTNSIRVMPHLLPELSGQLALTLAEPTLVEDVEDASFEQLGILAGPAPVRFSNSRLTLTDQPGLGFRFTENPQG; this is encoded by the coding sequence ATGAGTGCGCCCGCGCTCGATTCCGTTAGGACCGCTCCGCTCATTACCGGTATTACCACCCGCCTCCTGACCGTCCCGCTGCGCCGCAGCTGGGGAGTGGAGGCACCGGAAAACCACGTGATCGTTACGGAGATCCAGACGGACGACGGCGGCGCGGGGCACGGTTTTTCGTGGACGCCCACCATCGGCCCGCAGGCCGTCAAAGCGCTCCTCGACTACGACATCGCGCCTTTCATTACGGGGCTGCCTGCCAATCCCGAGACGGTATGGGACTCGTTGTGGAAGCGGCTGCATGAGGCCGGCGGCGGGGGACTGACCACCATCGCGATGGCCGGCGTCGACCTTGCCCTCTGGGACCTCCAGGCACGGCGTGCCGGTACTTCAGTCACGGGCCTGCTGGGCCAGCGGCAGGAGTCCGCCGAAGTGTACGGCTCGGGGGTGAACCTGCACTACACGCTGGAGGAGCTGGTGGCCCAGACCGAACGCTGGATTGCCGCGGGCCACCGGGCGGTCAAGATCAAGGTGGGCAAGCCCGATATCCGCGAGGACGCCGAGCGCGTCGCCGCAGTCCGCTCCGTCCTCGGACCGGACCGGAAGCTTATGATCGATGCCAACCAGCGCTGGGACCTGCCCGCCACGTTCAAGGCCCTGGACGTGCTCGCGGAGTACGGGCTGGAATGGCTCGAGGAGCCCCTCCGCGCGGACGACCTCTGGGCCTACCGCAGGCTGCGCAAGCATTCACCCGTGCCCATCGCCCTGGGCGAAAACCTGCACACCATCTACCGGTTCCGCGATTTCATTGAGGCGGAGGCGGTGGACATCATCCAGCCGAACATCATCCGGGTCGGCGGCATCACGCCCTTCCGGCGGATTGTGGAACTGGCCCGGACCAACAGCATCCGCGTGATGCCGCACCTGCTGCCGGAGCTGTCCGGGCAGCTGGCCCTTACCCTCGCGGAACCCACGCTGGTGGAGGACGTGGAAGACGCGTCCTTCGAACAGCTGGGCATCCTGGCCGGGCCCGCACCGGTCCGCTTCAGCAACAGCCGCCTCACGCTCACGGACCAGCCGGGGCTGGGATTCCGGTTCACCGAGAACCCGCAGGGCTGA